In Pseudomonas fakonensis, one DNA window encodes the following:
- a CDS encoding LexA family transcriptional regulator, giving the protein MNMDKWIALVRDRIEELDISQEYLAERVGVSQGSVGHWLRKRRQPRVDSMNRVFVELGMPHYQVSMQLRVLGQVGEQPGRYALEDDDDDDGGQARYFVCFRYPLRQWVALGQAQAEPPDAFEQTDYMARGKAFWLTVENDTMSAASGKSVPEGARILVDDGVAAEPGKLVIARLPGKSAIFRQLAEEGGQLYLKALNNAYPTLVCEEGCEFLGVVVKMHAAL; this is encoded by the coding sequence ATGAACATGGACAAATGGATTGCCCTCGTCCGGGACCGGATCGAGGAGCTGGATATCTCCCAGGAGTACCTGGCAGAACGTGTCGGGGTTTCCCAGGGCAGCGTCGGCCATTGGCTGCGCAAACGCCGGCAACCGCGGGTCGATTCGATGAACCGGGTGTTCGTCGAGTTGGGCATGCCCCACTACCAGGTGAGCATGCAACTGCGCGTGCTCGGCCAGGTGGGCGAGCAGCCCGGCCGCTATGCACTGGAAGACGACGATGATGACGATGGCGGCCAGGCCAGGTACTTCGTGTGCTTCCGCTACCCGCTGCGCCAGTGGGTGGCTTTGGGGCAGGCGCAAGCCGAGCCGCCAGACGCGTTCGAGCAGACCGACTACATGGCCCGGGGCAAGGCGTTCTGGCTGACGGTGGAAAACGACACCATGAGCGCCGCCAGCGGCAAGAGCGTGCCTGAAGGCGCGCGCATTCTGGTCGACGACGGCGTGGCGGCAGAGCCTGGCAAGCTGGTGATCGCCCGGTTGCCTGGCAAGTCGGCGATCTTCAGGCAACTGGCCGAGGAGGGCGGGCAGTTGTACCTCAAGGCCCTGAACAACGCTTACCCGACCCTGGTGTGCGAGGAGGGGTGTGAGTTTCTCGGCGTCGTGGTGAAGATGCACGCGGCGTTGTAG
- a CDS encoding acetyl/propionyl/methylcrotonyl-CoA carboxylase subunit alpha, with product MSRPTLTTLLVANRGEIACRVMRTAKAMGLTTVAVHSATDRDARHSREADIRVDLGGSKAADSYLVVDKLIAAARASGAQAIHPGYGFLSENAGFARAIEQAGLIFLGPPASAIDAMGSKSAAKALMEAAGVPLVPGYHGEAQDLDTFRAAAQRIGYPVLLKASAGGGGKGMKVVEQESQLADALASAQREAQASFGDARMLVEKYVLKPRHVEIQVFADQHGHCLYLNERDCSIQRRHQKVVEEAPAPGLSPELRQAMGEAAVRAAQAIGYVGAGTVEFLLDARGEFFFMEMNTRLQVEHPVTEAITGLDLVAWQIRVACGEALPITQEQVPLRGHAIEVRLYAEDPANEFLPATGTLALYRESAPGEGRRVDSGVSEGDVVSPFYDPMLGKLIAWGQDREQARLRLLAMLDEFAIGGLKTNIAFLRRILAHPAFGAAELDTGFIPRHQQVLLPDVEPLPATFWEAAAEAWLQSAPARLRADDPSSPWHVRDGLRLGLPARSSLHLQCEVYEQAVALERSAPSTWTLDGEQLYHDQDGVRRRYLAVRRGDTLYLQWQGELHIVTRHDPIAAAEASHGHQGGLAAPMNGSIVRVLVEPGQAVAAGTALVVLEAMKMEHSIRAPQDGVVKAVMCQEGEMVSEGAVLVDMQA from the coding sequence ATGAGCCGCCCTACCCTGACCACCCTGCTGGTGGCCAACCGCGGCGAGATCGCCTGCCGCGTGATGCGCACCGCCAAGGCCATGGGCCTGACCACCGTGGCGGTGCACAGCGCCACCGACCGCGACGCGCGCCACAGCCGCGAAGCCGACATTCGCGTCGATCTGGGCGGCAGCAAGGCCGCCGACAGCTACCTGGTGGTCGACAAACTGATTGCCGCCGCCCGCGCCAGCGGCGCCCAGGCCATCCACCCGGGCTATGGCTTTTTGTCAGAAAACGCGGGCTTTGCCCGCGCCATCGAACAGGCCGGGCTGATCTTCCTTGGCCCGCCGGCCAGCGCCATCGACGCCATGGGCAGCAAATCGGCGGCCAAGGCGCTGATGGAGGCGGCCGGGGTGCCGCTGGTGCCCGGTTACCACGGTGAGGCCCAGGACCTCGATACCTTCCGCGCCGCCGCCCAGCGCATCGGCTACCCGGTGCTGCTCAAAGCCAGCGCTGGTGGCGGCGGCAAGGGCATGAAGGTGGTGGAGCAGGAAAGCCAGCTGGCCGATGCCCTGGCCTCGGCGCAACGCGAAGCGCAGGCTTCGTTCGGCGATGCGCGCATGCTGGTGGAAAAGTACGTGCTCAAGCCGCGCCATGTAGAGATCCAGGTGTTCGCCGACCAGCACGGCCACTGCCTGTACCTCAACGAGCGCGACTGCTCGATCCAGCGTCGCCACCAGAAGGTAGTGGAAGAAGCGCCCGCGCCGGGGCTGTCGCCCGAGCTGCGCCAGGCCATGGGCGAGGCCGCGGTGCGCGCGGCCCAGGCCATCGGCTACGTAGGTGCCGGCACCGTGGAGTTTTTGCTCGATGCCCGCGGCGAGTTCTTTTTCATGGAAATGAACACGCGCCTGCAGGTGGAGCACCCGGTCACCGAAGCCATCACCGGGCTGGACCTGGTGGCCTGGCAAATTCGCGTGGCTTGCGGCGAGGCGCTGCCGATCACCCAGGAGCAGGTACCGCTGCGCGGCCACGCCATCGAGGTGCGGCTTTACGCCGAAGACCCGGCCAATGAATTCTTGCCGGCCACCGGTACGCTTGCGCTGTACCGCGAATCGGCACCGGGTGAGGGGCGCCGAGTGGACAGCGGGGTCAGCGAGGGTGACGTGGTGTCGCCGTTCTACGACCCGATGCTGGGCAAGCTCATCGCCTGGGGCCAGGACCGTGAGCAGGCACGCCTGCGCCTGCTGGCGATGCTCGATGAATTCGCCATTGGCGGGCTGAAAACCAACATCGCCTTCCTGCGGCGCATCCTCGCGCACCCGGCGTTTGGCGCTGCCGAGCTGGACACCGGCTTCATCCCGCGTCACCAGCAGGTGCTGCTGCCCGACGTTGAGCCGTTGCCTGCCACGTTCTGGGAGGCAGCGGCCGAAGCCTGGCTGCAGAGCGCGCCCGCACGCCTGCGGGCAGACGACCCCAGCTCGCCATGGCATGTCCGTGACGGCCTGCGTCTGGGCCTGCCAGCGCGCAGCAGCCTGCACCTGCAATGCGAGGTCTACGAGCAGGCCGTTGCCCTGGAACGCAGCGCGCCGTCCACCTGGACGCTGGATGGCGAACAGCTGTACCACGACCAGGACGGCGTGCGTCGCCGCTACCTGGCAGTGCGTCGTGGCGACACCTTGTACCTTCAGTGGCAAGGCGAATTGCATATCGTCACCCGCCATGACCCAATCGCCGCCGCCGAGGCCAGCCACGGCCATCAGGGCGGCCTGGCTGCGCCCATGAACGGCAGTATCGTACGGGTGCTGGTGGAGCCGGGCCAGGCCGTGGCGGCCGGTACCGCGCTGGTGGTGCTGGAGGCGATGAAGATGGAGCACAGCATCCGCGCGCCGCAGGATGGCGTGGTCAAGGCGGTGATGTGCCAGGAGGGGGAAATGGTCAGCGAGGGGGCGGTGCTGGTGGATATGCAGGCCTGA
- a CDS encoding gamma-carboxygeranoyl-CoA hydratase — MTDFDTLELEKDPRGFATLWLSRADKNNAFNAQMIRELIVALDHLADDTSLRFVLLRGRGRHFSAGADLAWMQQSAQLDFNTNLDDARELGELMYALHRLKVPTLAVVQGAAFGGALGLISCCDMAIGTIDAQLCLSEVRIGLAPAVISPFVVKAIGERATRRYALTAERFSGERARELGLLAEVYPAAELDTQVAAWVDNLLHNSPQALRATKDLLREVDDGELSPALRRYCENTIARIRVSAEGQEGLRAFLEKRRPAWQAEYNKEPRP; from the coding sequence ATGACCGACTTCGACACCCTCGAACTGGAAAAAGACCCACGCGGCTTCGCCACCCTGTGGCTCAGCCGGGCGGATAAAAACAACGCCTTCAACGCGCAGATGATTCGCGAACTGATCGTCGCCCTCGACCACCTGGCCGACGACACCAGCCTGCGCTTCGTGCTGCTGCGCGGGCGTGGCCGGCACTTCAGCGCCGGGGCCGACCTTGCCTGGATGCAGCAGTCGGCACAACTGGACTTCAACACCAACCTGGACGACGCCCGCGAGCTGGGCGAGCTGATGTACGCCCTGCACAGGCTCAAGGTGCCTACCCTGGCCGTGGTACAGGGCGCAGCCTTTGGCGGTGCGCTGGGGCTGATCAGTTGCTGCGACATGGCCATCGGTACCATCGATGCGCAACTGTGCCTGTCAGAGGTACGCATCGGCCTGGCCCCGGCGGTGATCAGCCCGTTCGTGGTCAAGGCCATCGGCGAGCGTGCCACCCGCCGCTACGCCCTTACGGCCGAGCGTTTCAGCGGCGAGCGCGCCCGTGAGCTGGGGCTGCTGGCCGAGGTGTACCCGGCCGCCGAACTGGATACGCAGGTTGCAGCCTGGGTCGATAACCTGCTGCACAATAGCCCGCAGGCCTTGCGCGCCACCAAGGACCTGCTGCGCGAGGTGGACGACGGTGAACTGAGCCCGGCCCTGCGCCGCTACTGCGAGAACACCATCGCCCGCATTCGCGTCAGTGCAGAAGGCCAGGAGGGCCTGCGCGCCTTCCTCGAAAAGCGCCGCCCCGCCTGGCAAGCCGAATACAACAAGGAGCCGCGCCCATGA
- a CDS encoding carboxyl transferase domain-containing protein, with product MATLHTQLNPRSAEFAANSAAMREQVGALRGLLARIAQGGGPKAQQRHTSRGKLLPRERIDRLLDAGSAFLEIGQLAAHEVYGEDVPAAGVIAGIGRVEGVECMIVANDATVKGGSYYPLTVKKHLRAQTIALQNRLPCIYLVDSGGANLPRQDEVFPDREHFGRIFFNQANMSALGIPQIAVVMGSCTAGGAYVPAMADEAIMVRQQATIFLAGPPLVKAATGEVVSAEDLGGADVHCRTSGVADHYADNDEHALAIARRSVANLNWHKQGKLQCQAPIAPLYDAEELYGVVPADAKQPFDVREVIARLVDGSQFDEFKALFGTTLVCGFAHLHGYPVAILANNGILFAEAAQKGAHFIELACQRGIPLLFLQNITGFMVGKKYEEGGIAKHGAKLVTAVACAQVPKFTVIIGGSFGAGNYGMCGRAYDPRFLWMWPNARIGVMGAEQAAGVLAQVKREQSERSGEVFSAEDEHALKQPILDQYERQGHPYYSSARLWDDGVIDPAQTRDVLGLALSAALNAPIEQSRFGIFRM from the coding sequence ATGGCTACCCTGCACACCCAGCTCAACCCGCGCTCGGCAGAATTTGCCGCCAACAGCGCGGCCATGCGCGAACAGGTCGGCGCCCTGCGCGGCCTGCTCGCCCGCATCGCCCAGGGCGGCGGGCCCAAGGCCCAGCAGCGGCACACCTCGCGCGGCAAGCTGCTGCCGCGCGAACGCATCGACCGCCTGCTGGATGCCGGCTCGGCATTCCTGGAAATCGGCCAACTGGCCGCCCATGAGGTGTACGGCGAAGACGTGCCCGCCGCCGGGGTGATCGCCGGCATTGGCCGGGTCGAAGGCGTCGAATGCATGATCGTGGCCAACGACGCCACGGTCAAAGGCGGCTCATACTACCCGCTGACAGTAAAAAAGCACCTGCGCGCGCAGACCATCGCCCTGCAGAACCGCCTGCCGTGCATCTACCTGGTGGACTCCGGCGGCGCCAACCTGCCGCGCCAGGATGAGGTGTTCCCCGACCGCGAGCACTTCGGGCGGATCTTCTTCAACCAGGCCAACATGAGCGCACTGGGCATCCCGCAAATCGCCGTGGTGATGGGCTCGTGCACCGCCGGTGGCGCCTATGTGCCGGCGATGGCCGACGAGGCGATCATGGTGCGCCAGCAGGCGACCATCTTCCTCGCCGGCCCCCCTTTGGTGAAGGCGGCCACCGGCGAAGTGGTCAGCGCCGAAGACTTAGGCGGCGCCGACGTGCACTGCCGCACCAGCGGCGTGGCCGACCACTATGCCGACAACGACGAACATGCCCTGGCCATCGCCAGGCGCAGCGTGGCCAACCTCAACTGGCACAAGCAGGGCAAGCTGCAGTGCCAGGCACCGATTGCGCCCTTGTACGACGCCGAGGAGCTTTACGGCGTGGTACCGGCCGATGCCAAGCAGCCCTTCGATGTGCGCGAGGTGATCGCGCGGCTGGTGGACGGCTCGCAGTTCGACGAGTTCAAGGCGCTGTTCGGCACCACCCTGGTGTGCGGCTTCGCCCACCTGCACGGCTACCCGGTAGCCATTTTGGCCAACAACGGCATCCTCTTCGCCGAGGCCGCGCAAAAAGGCGCGCACTTCATCGAGCTGGCCTGCCAGCGCGGCATCCCGCTGCTGTTTTTGCAGAACATCACAGGCTTCATGGTCGGCAAAAAGTATGAAGAAGGCGGCATCGCCAAGCACGGCGCCAAGCTGGTGACCGCCGTGGCCTGCGCCCAGGTGCCGAAGTTCACGGTGATCATCGGCGGCAGCTTTGGCGCCGGCAACTACGGCATGTGTGGCCGCGCCTACGACCCGCGCTTTTTGTGGATGTGGCCCAACGCGCGCATCGGCGTGATGGGCGCCGAGCAGGCCGCAGGCGTGCTGGCGCAGGTCAAGCGCGAGCAGAGCGAGCGCAGTGGCGAGGTGTTCAGCGCCGAGGACGAGCATGCCCTCAAGCAGCCGATCCTCGACCAGTACGAGCGCCAGGGCCACCCCTACTACTCAAGCGCCAGGCTGTGGGACGACGGCGTCATCGACCCGGCGCAGACCCGCGATGTACTGGGTCTGGCGTTGTCCGCCGCGCTGAACGCGCCGATCGAACAGAGCCGCTTCGGCATTTTCCGGATGTGA
- a CDS encoding isovaleryl-CoA dehydrogenase yields the protein MHYPTLNFALGETIDMLRDQVRTFVAAELAPRAAQIDHDNLFPADMWRKFGDMGLLGITVAEEYGGAGLGYLAHVVSMEEISRGSASVALSYGAHSNLCVNQINRNGSHEQKLKYLPKLISGEHIGALAMSEPNAGSDVVSMKLRAEKRGDRYVLNGSKTWITNGPDANTYVIYAKTELDKGAHGITAFIVERDWKGFSRSNKFDKLGMRGSNTCELFFDDVEVPEQNILGQLNGGVRVLMSGLDYERVVLSGGPTGIMQSCMDLVVPYIHDRKQFGQSIGEFQLIQGKIADMYTQLNASRAYLYAVAQACDRGETTRKDAAGVILYTAERATQMALEAIQILGGNGYINEFPAGRLLRDAKLYEIGAGTSEIRRMLIGRELFNETR from the coding sequence ATGCATTACCCGACCCTGAACTTCGCCCTGGGCGAGACCATCGACATGCTGCGTGACCAGGTGCGCACCTTCGTCGCCGCAGAGCTGGCCCCGCGCGCCGCGCAGATCGACCACGACAACCTGTTCCCCGCCGACATGTGGCGCAAGTTCGGCGATATGGGCCTGCTGGGCATCACCGTTGCCGAAGAGTACGGCGGCGCCGGCCTGGGCTACCTGGCCCACGTGGTGAGCATGGAAGAGATCAGCCGCGGCTCGGCCTCGGTGGCCCTTTCGTATGGCGCCCACTCCAACCTGTGCGTCAACCAGATCAACCGCAACGGCAGCCACGAACAGAAACTCAAATACCTGCCCAAGCTGATCAGCGGCGAACACATCGGCGCCCTGGCCATGAGCGAACCCAATGCCGGCTCCGACGTTGTATCGATGAAGCTGCGCGCCGAAAAACGCGGCGACCGCTATGTGCTCAACGGCAGCAAGACCTGGATCACCAACGGCCCCGACGCCAACACCTACGTGATCTACGCCAAGACCGAGCTGGACAAGGGCGCCCACGGCATCACCGCGTTCATCGTCGAGCGCGACTGGAAGGGGTTCTCCCGCAGCAACAAGTTCGACAAGCTCGGCATGCGCGGCTCCAACACCTGCGAGCTGTTCTTCGATGACGTCGAGGTGCCTGAGCAGAACATCCTTGGCCAGCTCAACGGCGGCGTGCGGGTGCTGATGAGCGGCCTGGACTACGAGCGCGTGGTGCTGTCCGGCGGGCCGACCGGCATCATGCAAAGCTGCATGGACCTGGTGGTGCCGTACATCCACGACCGCAAGCAGTTCGGCCAGAGCATCGGCGAGTTCCAGCTGATCCAGGGCAAGATCGCCGACATGTACACCCAGCTCAACGCCAGCCGCGCCTACCTGTATGCCGTGGCCCAGGCCTGCGACCGCGGCGAGACCACCCGCAAGGACGCCGCCGGGGTGATCCTGTACACCGCCGAGCGCGCCACGCAGATGGCCCTGGAAGCGATCCAGATTCTCGGTGGCAACGGCTACATCAACGAATTCCCGGCCGGGCGCCTGCTGCGCGACGCCAAGCTGTACGAGATCGGCGCCGGCACCAGCGAGATCCGCCGGATGCTGATCGGCCGCGAACTGTTCAACGAAACCCGCTGA
- a CDS encoding AMP-binding protein, translating into MPQTSYTRGRQDKPLLTLTIGQAFDATVARHPEREALVVRHQGLRYSWRQLAEHVDAHARALMALGMVVGERVGIWAPNCAQWCILQLAAAKVGAILVNINPAYRTGELEYVLRQSGCRWLVCAGAFKTCDYHAMLQELVPELASQAIGQLHSERLPELRGVVSLAAEPPPGFLPWVALAGRAEAVGPAIFEQRQNSLQFDQPVNIQYTSGTTGAPKGATLSHYNILNNGYMVGESLGLTEHDRMVIPVPLYHCFGMVMANLGCITHGSTMVYPNDAFDAELTLRAVSDERASILYGVPTMFIAMLDHPLRPQLDLTTLRSGIMAGATCPIEVMRKVIDQLHMAQVQIAYGMTETSPVSLQTGPDDGLELRVTTVGRTQPQLETKLVDADGGIVTRGEIGELCTRGYSVMLGYWGNPEASAEAIDPAGWMHTGDLAVMDDDGYVRIVGRNKDMIIRGGENIYPRELEEFLHTHPAVAEAQVVGIPCSRYGEEVVAWIRLHPGHNATADELQQWCKARLAHFKAPRHFRFVDEFPMTVTGKVQKFRMREISVELMSGQ; encoded by the coding sequence ATGCCTCAAACCAGCTATACCCGCGGCCGCCAGGACAAACCGCTGCTCACCCTCACCATCGGCCAGGCCTTCGATGCCACCGTGGCCCGCCACCCCGAACGCGAGGCGTTGGTGGTACGCCACCAAGGCTTGCGCTACAGCTGGCGGCAACTGGCCGAACACGTCGACGCCCACGCCCGGGCGCTGATGGCGCTGGGCATGGTGGTGGGCGAGCGCGTAGGCATCTGGGCGCCCAACTGCGCCCAGTGGTGCATCCTGCAACTGGCCGCAGCCAAAGTCGGCGCGATCCTGGTCAACATCAACCCGGCGTATCGCACGGGCGAGCTGGAATACGTGCTGCGCCAGTCCGGCTGCCGCTGGCTGGTGTGCGCCGGTGCGTTCAAAACCTGCGACTACCACGCCATGCTGCAAGAGCTGGTGCCGGAGCTGGCCAGCCAGGCGATTGGCCAGTTGCACAGCGAACGCCTGCCCGAGCTGCGCGGCGTGGTCAGCCTGGCCGCCGAACCGCCGCCAGGTTTTTTGCCCTGGGTGGCGCTGGCGGGGCGGGCAGAGGCAGTCGGCCCCGCCATATTCGAGCAGCGCCAGAACAGCCTGCAGTTCGACCAGCCGGTGAACATCCAGTACACCTCCGGCACCACCGGCGCGCCCAAGGGCGCCACCCTGAGCCACTACAACATCCTCAACAACGGCTACATGGTCGGCGAAAGCCTGGGCCTGACCGAGCATGACCGCATGGTGATCCCGGTACCGCTGTACCATTGCTTCGGCATGGTCATGGCCAACCTTGGCTGCATCACCCATGGCAGCACCATGGTCTACCCCAACGACGCCTTCGACGCCGAACTCACCCTGCGCGCCGTGAGTGATGAGCGCGCCAGCATTCTTTATGGCGTGCCGACCATGTTCATCGCCATGCTCGACCACCCGCTGCGCCCGCAACTGGACCTCACCACCCTGCGCAGCGGCATCATGGCCGGCGCCACCTGCCCGATCGAGGTGATGCGCAAGGTCATCGACCAGTTGCACATGGCCCAGGTGCAGATCGCCTACGGCATGACCGAAACCAGCCCGGTGTCGCTGCAGACCGGCCCCGACGACGGCCTTGAACTGCGGGTAACCACGGTGGGCCGCACCCAGCCGCAGTTGGAAACCAAGCTGGTGGACGCCGATGGCGGTATCGTTACGCGCGGCGAAATCGGCGAGCTGTGCACCCGCGGCTACAGCGTGATGCTCGGTTACTGGGGTAACCCCGAGGCTTCCGCCGAGGCCATCGACCCCGCCGGCTGGATGCACACCGGCGACCTGGCGGTGATGGATGACGACGGTTACGTGCGCATCGTCGGGCGCAACAAGGACATGATCATCAGGGGCGGCGAGAACATATACCCGCGCGAGCTGGAGGAGTTTCTCCACACCCACCCGGCGGTGGCCGAGGCGCAGGTGGTGGGCATTCCGTGCAGCCGGTATGGCGAGGAAGTGGTGGCGTGGATCCGCCTGCACCCGGGGCACAACGCCACGGCGGATGAACTGCAGCAGTGGTGCAAGGCGCGGCTGGCGCACTTCAAGGCGCCACGGCATTTTCGCTTCGTCGATGAGTTCCCTATGACGGTGACGGGCAAGGTGCAGAAGTTCAGGATGCGCGAGATCAGTGTGGAGCTGATGTCGGGGCAATAG
- the acpP gene encoding acyl carrier protein, whose product MSTEDDIETSVKKIISEKLDISFPDITNAASFTDDLGADSLDTVELIMDLEDTFDVQIKEEDAEKLTTVQQVVDYIKKNAKGS is encoded by the coding sequence ATGAGCACAGAAGATGATATTGAAACAAGTGTGAAAAAAATCATTTCCGAGAAACTGGACATATCGTTCCCCGACATCACAAACGCGGCTTCTTTCACCGACGATCTGGGTGCGGACTCGCTCGACACAGTCGAGTTGATCATGGATCTTGAAGACACGTTCGACGTGCAAATAAAGGAAGAAGACGCAGAAAAACTCACCACCGTTCAACAGGTCGTGGACTACATCAAAAAGAACGCAAAAGGCAGCTGA
- a CDS encoding acyl carrier protein: protein MRSHRYTDACPLWIVSSFLEQSPAMVRSDRLMDELGADSFDMGELQALVEEAFGIQVPRQLPTYITCDELLTLVLRSGAALRC from the coding sequence ATGCGCTCCCATCGCTACACCGACGCCTGCCCGCTGTGGATCGTCAGCAGCTTCCTCGAGCAAAGCCCGGCGATGGTCCGTTCGGACCGGTTGATGGACGAGCTGGGTGCCGACAGCTTCGACATGGGCGAGTTGCAGGCGTTGGTGGAGGAAGCCTTCGGCATTCAGGTACCTCGCCAGTTGCCCACCTACATCACCTGCGACGAACTGCTCACGCTGGTGCTCAGGAGCGGTGCAGCGCTGCGCTGCTGA
- a CDS encoding alpha-1,4-glucan--maltose-1-phosphate maltosyltransferase, which translates to MSGNEPFESVPMAGDHPDQAISLSQALLAPRIVIEDVGPALDGGSFASKAVRGQQVQASAKVYSDGHDRLAVMLYWRQAHSRRWHTVAMHSPGNDLWLAEFTPTELGLHLFSIEAWVDPFATYCHDLEKKYGAGQNVELELEEGRLMLGKGIERSEGLLGEQLLELQQRLPSLAVDDQVAQLLNPDTQRLMSEAEHRSYLTRSREFGLDVDREAAQFASWYELFPRSCTDSPERHGTFNDVHQRLPMIRDMGFDVLYFPPIHPIGQQHRKGRNNALKAQPDDPGSPYAIGSAEGGHDAIHPQLGSREDFRRLVAAAAGHGLEIALDFAIQCSQDHPWLKDHPGWFSWRPDGTIRYAENPPKKYQDIVNVDFYAPDAVPGLWLALRDVVVGWVEEGVKTFRVDNPHTKPLPFWQWLIANVRSQHPEVVFLAEAFTRPAMMARLGKVGYAQSYTYFTWRNSKQELREYFEELNRPPLSLCYRPNFFVNTPDINPYFLQTSGRPGFLIRAALATMGSGLWGMYSGFELCEGTPLPGKEEYLDSEKYEIRPRDYTAPGNIVAEIARLNHIRRENRALQTHLGVLFLNCWNEQILYFAKRTPERDNIILVAISLDPYNAQEASFELPLWELGLDDHADTQGEDLMTGHRWTWHGKVQWMRIEPWHQPFGIWRIEKMR; encoded by the coding sequence ATGTCAGGTAACGAGCCCTTCGAAAGCGTGCCGATGGCCGGCGACCACCCGGACCAGGCCATCAGCCTCTCCCAGGCGCTGCTGGCGCCGCGCATCGTGATCGAGGATGTGGGCCCCGCGCTGGACGGCGGCAGCTTTGCCAGCAAGGCAGTGCGCGGGCAGCAGGTCCAGGCCAGCGCCAAGGTCTACAGCGACGGCCACGACCGCCTGGCGGTGATGCTGTACTGGCGCCAGGCCCACAGCCGGCGCTGGCATACCGTGGCCATGCACTCGCCGGGCAACGACCTGTGGCTGGCCGAGTTCACCCCAACAGAGCTTGGCCTGCACCTGTTCAGCATCGAGGCCTGGGTCGACCCGTTCGCCACCTACTGCCACGACCTCGAGAAAAAGTACGGCGCCGGCCAAAACGTCGAGCTGGAGCTCGAAGAGGGCCGGCTGATGCTCGGCAAGGGCATCGAGCGCAGCGAGGGGTTGCTCGGCGAACAATTGCTCGAATTGCAGCAGCGTCTGCCAAGCCTGGCAGTGGACGACCAGGTGGCGCAGCTGTTGAACCCCGACACCCAGCGCCTGATGAGCGAGGCCGAACACCGCAGCTACCTCACCCGCAGCCGCGAATTCGGGCTGGATGTGGACCGCGAGGCGGCGCAGTTCGCCAGCTGGTACGAGCTGTTCCCGCGTTCGTGCACCGACAGCCCCGAGCGCCACGGCACCTTCAACGACGTGCACCAGCGCCTGCCGATGATCCGCGACATGGGCTTTGACGTGCTGTACTTCCCGCCCATCCACCCAATCGGCCAGCAGCACCGCAAGGGCCGCAACAACGCCCTCAAGGCCCAGCCCGACGACCCTGGCAGCCCCTACGCCATCGGCAGCGCCGAGGGCGGCCACGACGCCATTCACCCGCAACTGGGCAGCCGCGAGGACTTCCGCCGGCTGGTGGCCGCCGCCGCCGGGCACGGCCTGGAAATCGCCCTGGACTTCGCCATCCAGTGCTCCCAGGACCACCCCTGGCTCAAGGACCATCCCGGCTGGTTCAGCTGGCGCCCCGACGGCACCATTCGCTATGCCGAGAACCCGCCGAAGAAGTACCAGGACATCGTCAACGTCGACTTCTACGCCCCCGACGCCGTGCCCGGCCTGTGGCTGGCCCTGCGCGACGTGGTGGTGGGCTGGGTGGAGGAGGGCGTGAAGACCTTCCGCGTCGACAACCCGCACACCAAGCCGCTGCCGTTCTGGCAATGGCTGATCGCCAATGTGCGCAGCCAGCACCCCGAGGTGGTGTTCCTCGCCGAAGCCTTCACCCGCCCGGCGATGATGGCGCGCCTGGGCAAGGTGGGTTACGCCCAGAGCTACACCTACTTCACCTGGCGCAACAGCAAGCAAGAGCTGCGCGAATACTTCGAGGAGCTCAACCGCCCGCCGCTGAGCCTGTGCTACCGCCCCAATTTCTTCGTCAACACCCCCGACATCAACCCGTATTTCCTGCAGACCTCCGGGCGCCCGGGGTTTCTCATCCGCGCAGCGCTGGCCACCATGGGTTCGGGGCTGTGGGGCATGTACTCGGGCTTTGAACTGTGCGAAGGCACGCCGCTGCCGGGCAAGGAGGAGTACCTCGATTCGGAGAAGTACGAGATCCGCCCGCGCGACTACACCGCCCCCGGCAACATCGTCGCCGAGATCGCCCGGCTCAACCACATCCGCCGCGAAAACCGCGCCTTGCAGACGCACCTGGGGGTGCTGTTTTTGAACTGCTGGAACGAGCAGATCCTGTACTTCGCCAAGCGCACCCCCGAGCGCGACAACATCATCCTGGTGGCCATCAGCCTGGACCCGTACAACGCCCAGGAGGCCAGTTTCGAGCTGCCGCTGTGGGAGCTGGGGCTGGACGACCACGCCGACACCCAGGGCGAGGACCTGATGACCGGCCACCGCTGGACCTGGCACGGCAAGGTCCAGTGGATGCGCATCGAGCCCTGGCACCAGCCGTTCGGGATCTGGCGAATCGAGAAAATGCGCTGA